agggaaccagccaactAATCCatattgaattttgtgaaatcttttgattcctGGATGACTATGAATTTGGCTCTCGagcgttcatcttgagggagaCTACATAGAATTTTCCTAACATATTCATTAGTGGGAATgtgtcttccaagagagacaagttaagagagacaagttcatttgtgatattggtgaacctggtaaacatctcttggatgctttctctaggttccataacaaaccatTTATATTTAGACATTAGCAAGTCTATCTTGGAGtgctttacttcactagtaccctcgtgggtaacttccagcagatcccaaatctgcttggcggATTCGCAACCCATATTACGGTTATGTTCATTTGATCCAAAACCAGAGTGAAGTAGTTTAAttgcaagagcgttcatctccattttttgaaaatcttctttttcatatttggTTATATAGGTTTtggaatgattttatttttggagtttgtagtagttacctcaaaatctctaATTTCGATAACTCTTCACACCTGATAAGTTTCGgctttgatgaagatttccattctatttttccagtatgtGTAGAACTTACCACCGAACATAGGCGgcctttgagtagagtacccCTTTTCCAATCGTTCATTCATATTCATCATCTCTAAAATACCAGGATTTCACTCTTAAGGTTTCCTTATCAAACGATGAACatggctctaataccaattgtagaaatggttagagaTAACAAGATGGGGGTGTTGttgtttgataattttaaatgtttttccaTGTTTTTATGGAATtagaagcttaaacttaaatCCGCAAGCTTAAACATGTTTTTCCATGTCTGATACCAAGTTTTAGGTTTTATCAACGATCTTTATCAAGAttggatatcgacctgcacacaatctctaaaatagtATAgttatcatcaaaacctaaaaggCCAATAGAtagttttttcttttgtaatttttccttaattaaaTGTAACAATGGCTGGAATTGGGGAGAGTATTAGAATAGGGTCTGCGAAATTACACGTGTTAAATTTGAATAGAAGCATACCAGCACCAACAAATTCTCACTTCAGATGGCATAATTTGTACTAATCCAATTTCATGCGTTTTGTGCTTCTTACCTACCACTCTTGATTCTTGAACAACTCCAACTATCAACAAATTTTTACAATCTcaaaatcatatattttcatcaaatattttgcataaaatcaataaaccatcttcttcttccaccCAAAAAATGCAGTTGAAAACAGTAGTAGGTTGGTTACTAGTAGCATTCGCAATCTACTGCGCGATTGACCCGTTTAGCCACAGTTCACTCTCCGGGTTTCCAAACTTTGTCTCCTATGAAGTTAAGTTGCCTGATACCAATTTAATACCAACTAACAAAGACCCGTTTAATCTACTTCAGAAATCGGATATTATACTATTGGGTCAAATCCAAGGACCCGAAAGCCTTGCTTTTGACCCACTTGGTCGTGGCCCGTATACTGGTGTTGCTGACGGAAGAATTCTTTTCTGGGATGGCTCTAAGTGGACTCAATTTGCTGTCACTTCTTCTAATCGGTGACCCACTTTCTTCTTTTTTACTTGTTTGTTCATCCCCATGTGTTTTCAGTTTTAAACATTAAACATCAATCATGAATGGGGTACGGtggagtttttattttaaaaatcacttaaacttaatttattcatTCAATATTTCAATGTAATAAAACTGCTAAAATATGATATGGTCGTAGACAGCCGTcttgaaaaaatttattttagacCGTAtgaaaaacttttattttaggccttattaatattttattaataaatttaatttcttcctATTCggcttatgtatttttttttatggtcaagttattttaattgtcctatttctatttttagtatgagtttttgacttttatgtatcttattttcaattataccttCCAATattcatactaattttcctctctTACATTAAATAACCCATAATAACACTCTCTTTCCTATTCTTAGGGTCCTACTTTTGACTtttcttaaaatccgtaaaaagtcaaatgggactgcTAAAGTGAAGAGGAagaggagggagtatatttttttgttaactctTTTATATAGGGAAGAAAGAAGAGCTCACACACCATCAAAGAAATCTTTAACCGCGTGCAGGAGTTTATTACCATACACTTGTGTTGTGCAGGAGTCAGGTGTCAGGACATTACTCTGTGCTaataaatttcatttatttaagTTAGTTGATCAATCATCAATTATAATTTAGATGGGACTCTTTGGTTAGTGTAATAGTAGTTTGTAAAAGTGTGCTCCAAATTCCAGTTGATTGCAGCGTGTCTTTTGCAAGAGTTATACTATTCATCAAATTGATTTTCAACTATATGGTTTTTTAGTTCATGTAGTTGATCTCGTATCGTGTGGATTGGGCAGAAATTTTGTTATCTTTCAACTTCTTTGAATTACTGAGTGAGCAGAATTTCTGATGCCAACTATTTAAATTGTAATGAAATGAAATAGGAATATCCAACATTATTACCGTTTGGCATATGTATATCCTGGAATTTTTCCTTCCGGTTTGATTTTGAACATTGATGACTCTGTTGTGCTCgcaaaattttctcaattactGTTTTGGTATGCAGAACAGTATGTGATCCACAGCCAAATCCATTAGATTACATAAAGAATGAGCATATATGTGGTAGGCCATTAGGCCTTAGATTCAACAAAAAGACTGGGGATCTATACATTGCAGATGCGTATTTTGGATTGATGAAGGTAGGTCCAGAAGGAGGCGTGGCCACGTCACTTACGACTGAAGCAGAAGGAGTGCCTTTAACCTTTACAAATGACTTGgatattgatgatgatggaaATGTATATTTTACGGATAGTAGCTCTCAGTACCAAAGAAGGTCAGTTGACAACTTTCTGCCCCTTCTTGGTTATGGTGACAGTAGCTTTCGCTTGTTCTTCAGCAAATAATCCTATTTTTTCGATTAAGATGTATAAATATCATTTATGAGAAAACTGCAGTCGAAGTCTTGTAAAAATTTCATCACTTTCCCTCTAATAGTTGGGAAATTAGCCTGACTAATCTCAGATGTTTGATACCTAATGCGTTTAACCAAATCTGATTTTTGGCGTCCTGTTTTCTACCCCATATAGCTCAACGGCCTTTACTTTTTCTGCAACATCTCAAATATGTTGAATTTCTGGAAAAACTTATTTACATAATAGTATATGGGCCAATTTGCTAATCAATCATGTATGAATTATTGTTTGTGGCTTGAGTAGTTGACGAGTTGTACACTGACATAATCGTTTTCAGGCATTTCATGCAGTTGGTTTTCTCAGGAGAGGGGGGCGGAAGGGTGTTGAAGTATGATCCAATCACAAAAAAGACTAGCGTTCTTGTGAATGACATCCAATTCCCAAATGGTATCACGCTGAGCAAAGATGGTTCGTTCCTTCTCTTTTGTGAAGGTGCTATCGGCAGGTGTAGAACTTTCTCTAGTATTTGAATGCCTGTGTTTCATGCTTACCAATCAACTTAACCAGAGTTTCGTTGCATGAATCATTTACTGATGTCACCCCAATTGTCTGTTTGTATTGGCAAACAGGCTAACCAGATATTGGCTCAAAGGAGAAAAAGCCGGAACCTCAGAACTATTTGCAATTCTGCCAGGATTTCCTGACAACATTAGGACCAACCAAAATGGGGAATTCTGGGTGGCGTTGCACTGTCGGCGAAGCTGGGCAAACCACTTATTGGCATTGCGCCCAAAGCTGCGCGATTTCTTGCTTAAGCTCCCAATCAAATCCAAGTATCAGTTCATGGTGTTTATTGGAGGCTGGCCACATGGAGTCATTCTCAAGTATAGCCCAGACGGTAAGATCCTACAGATCTTGGAAGATCGCCCCGGGAAAGTTGTGAAAGCTGTGAGTGAAGTTGAGGAGAAGGAAGGGAAACTGTGGATTGGCAGTGTGTTAATGCCTTTTATAGCTGTATACGACTTGGGTTTAAGCTCTACTTGATTGCTTGTGTGTGTCGAACTGGTGCAGCTATCTTACAAAGCAATAGTCAGTACTCTGTTCAAACAATAGGTCAGCTTTGGCTGCAATTGAAATTGCTAACATCGAATTTATATGGTTCTTGAATTTGCTAACACACAATTTTGTTGGATTCAATTCGACAAATACTCATCAGTCTCTTTCAGTTTGCTTCTCTATTCCTATGGTGAGAATTGTTT
The sequence above is drawn from the Amaranthus tricolor cultivar Red isolate AtriRed21 chromosome 5, ASM2621246v1, whole genome shotgun sequence genome and encodes:
- the LOC130813694 gene encoding protein STRICTOSIDINE SYNTHASE-LIKE 3-like, producing the protein MQLKTVVGWLLVAFAIYCAIDPFSHSSLSGFPNFVSYEVKLPDTNLIPTNKDPFNLLQKSDIILLGQIQGPESLAFDPLGRGPYTGVADGRILFWDGSKWTQFAVTSSNRTVCDPQPNPLDYIKNEHICGRPLGLRFNKKTGDLYIADAYFGLMKVGPEGGVATSLTTEAEGVPLTFTNDLDIDDDGNVYFTDSSSQYQRRHFMQLVFSGEGGGRVLKYDPITKKTSVLVNDIQFPNGITLSKDGSFLLFCEGAIGRLTRYWLKGEKAGTSELFAILPGFPDNIRTNQNGEFWVALHCRRSWANHLLALRPKLRDFLLKLPIKSKYQFMVFIGGWPHGVILKYSPDGKILQILEDRPGKVVKAVSEVEEKEGKLWIGSVLMPFIAVYDLGLSST